From Pusillibacter faecalis, one genomic window encodes:
- a CDS encoding class I SAM-dependent methyltransferase, giving the protein MKKSDLDFWQGMAAHYTKFMRRSAPLYTEICNHIRPHLTRDMNVLELACGTGQLSFPLSPCVRLWEATDASSNMIAEAKKRSGSSRLHFSVRDASCLPYASETFDAVVIANALHILPEPEKVLREARRVLKPGGWLFAPTFVHAGGKLARLRTWGMERTGFRVYHAWNAGEFIAYLSSHDFWVTEHTLLGGRVLPVCYVAGRK; this is encoded by the coding sequence ATGAAGAAATCAGACTTGGACTTCTGGCAGGGAATGGCCGCACATTACACCAAATTCATGCGGCGCTCTGCACCGTTATATACAGAAATCTGCAATCACATTCGTCCGCATCTCACACGGGATATGAATGTATTGGAACTGGCCTGCGGCACAGGCCAGCTGTCCTTTCCCCTGTCTCCGTGTGTCCGGCTGTGGGAGGCCACCGATGCCTCTTCCAATATGATCGCGGAAGCCAAGAAGCGGAGCGGATCTTCCCGGCTTCATTTCTCAGTGCGGGATGCCTCCTGTCTGCCGTATGCCTCGGAAACCTTTGACGCGGTGGTGATTGCCAATGCCCTGCATATCTTACCGGAGCCGGAAAAGGTTTTGCGGGAAGCTCGGAGAGTCTTAAAGCCGGGAGGATGGTTATTTGCCCCCACCTTTGTCCACGCCGGTGGAAAATTGGCCAGACTGCGGACCTGGGGTATGGAGCGGACCGGCTTTCGTGTCTACCACGCCTGGAACGCCGGGGAATTCATTGCTTATCTTTCCTCCCACGATTTTTGGGTGACGGAACACACCCTGCTCGGGGGGCGTGTACTGCCTGTGTGCTATGTGGCCGGCAGGAAGTAA
- a CDS encoding FAD-dependent oxidoreductase, protein MEQTANFYDVVVIGGGPAGLTAALYLARARYRVLVVEKDHFGGQITITSEVVNYPGVGRTSGTELTETMRKQAEGFGAEFLLAEVTGLELSGDVKTVRTGRGDLKCFGILLATGAHPRMVGFQGEEQFRGRGVAYCATCDGEFFTGKDVFVVGGGFAAAEESVFLTKYARQVTILIRGDDFTCAQATADAARSHEKITVLTNTEVEEVSGDTSLRYLRYRNTKTGQVTKHHAADGETFGVFVFAGYEPATELVRGLAELNDQGYILTDRSQKTTADGLYAAGDVCVKPLRQVVTAVGDGALAATELERLCAAMQEKTGIHPNAPVSRTAETAASTETSSTLFTGDMLAQLHTVFARMSSPLILRLYLDETPLSAELKQYMEELATQSSKLSVETGAAEEMEHLPCVRVCRPDGSWTGLAFHGVPGGHEFTSFVLGLYNAAGPGQALDEDTRAAIQSIQKPIKLELLVSLSCTMCPELVTAAQRIAAENPHITAQVYDLNRFPDLREKYQVMSVPCLVINDGEQVSFGKKNIRQLLELLA, encoded by the coding sequence ATGGAGCAGACGGCAAATTTCTACGATGTCGTGGTCATCGGCGGCGGTCCAGCAGGACTTACCGCCGCCCTCTATCTTGCTCGGGCCCGCTACCGGGTGTTGGTCGTGGAGAAGGATCACTTCGGCGGGCAGATCACCATTACCTCGGAAGTGGTGAACTATCCCGGCGTGGGCAGGACCAGCGGGACGGAACTTACCGAGACCATGCGGAAGCAGGCGGAGGGCTTCGGCGCTGAATTTCTGCTGGCCGAGGTCACTGGTCTGGAGCTCTCCGGCGATGTAAAGACCGTCCGCACCGGCCGGGGCGATTTGAAGTGCTTCGGCATTCTCCTGGCAACCGGCGCCCATCCCCGCATGGTGGGCTTCCAGGGTGAGGAGCAATTCCGCGGTCGGGGCGTGGCTTACTGCGCCACCTGCGACGGCGAGTTCTTCACCGGGAAGGATGTCTTTGTGGTGGGCGGCGGCTTCGCTGCGGCTGAGGAGAGCGTGTTCCTGACCAAGTACGCCCGCCAGGTGACCATCCTCATCCGGGGAGACGACTTCACCTGCGCCCAGGCAACAGCGGACGCAGCCAGAAGCCACGAGAAGATCACCGTCCTCACCAACACAGAGGTGGAGGAGGTCTCCGGTGACACTTCTCTCCGCTATCTCCGGTACCGGAATACCAAAACCGGTCAAGTGACCAAGCACCACGCGGCAGACGGAGAAACCTTCGGCGTGTTCGTCTTTGCCGGTTATGAGCCGGCTACGGAGCTGGTGCGCGGCCTGGCTGAATTGAATGACCAGGGCTATATCCTCACAGACCGGAGCCAAAAAACAACTGCGGACGGCCTGTACGCCGCGGGTGATGTATGCGTCAAGCCTCTGCGTCAGGTCGTCACCGCCGTGGGAGACGGCGCCCTTGCCGCCACGGAGCTGGAACGCCTGTGCGCCGCCATGCAGGAAAAGACTGGCATCCATCCCAATGCTCCGGTGAGCCGGACAGCAGAAACGGCGGCTTCCACCGAAACAAGCAGCACGCTTTTTACGGGGGATATGCTGGCCCAGCTCCATACGGTGTTCGCCCGGATGTCCTCGCCTCTGATCCTGCGGCTGTATCTGGACGAAACGCCTCTTTCGGCTGAACTGAAGCAGTATATGGAAGAACTGGCGACGCAGAGCAGCAAGCTCTCAGTGGAGACAGGGGCGGCCGAAGAGATGGAACACCTGCCCTGTGTCCGGGTCTGCCGGCCGGATGGGAGCTGGACGGGCCTCGCTTTCCATGGGGTCCCCGGCGGCCACGAGTTCACCTCCTTCGTCCTGGGCCTCTACAATGCCGCCGGGCCGGGACAGGCTCTGGATGAAGATACAAGAGCAGCAATCCAGTCCATCCAGAAGCCCATCAAGTTAGAGCTTCTGGTCTCCCTCTCCTGTACCATGTGCCCGGAGCTGGTGACGGCGGCTCAGCGGATCGCTGCGGAAAATCCGCACATCACCGCCCAGGTCTATGACCTGAACCGCTTCCCAGACCTGCGGGAGAAGTATCAGGTGATGAGCGTTCCCTGCCTGGTCATCAATGATGGGGAGCAGGTATCTTTCGGCAAGAAAAATATCCGGCAGTTGTTGGAACTTTTAGCATAG
- the ahpC gene encoding alkyl hydroperoxide reductase subunit C has product MSLIQKEIADFSVQCYQNNAFHAVTKADVLGKWSVFFFYPADFTFVCPTELEDLANKYAEFQAAGCEIYAVSCDTHFVHKAWHDASERIQKIQYPMLADPTHCLAKDFEVYIEADGVAERGSFIVNPEGKIVAYEVNAGNVGRNADELLRKVQACQFVAEHGDEVCPAKWQPGAETLKPSLDLVGQL; this is encoded by the coding sequence ATGTCCCTGATTCAAAAAGAAATTGCCGATTTCTCTGTCCAGTGCTACCAGAATAACGCCTTTCACGCCGTTACCAAGGCGGATGTACTGGGAAAGTGGAGCGTGTTTTTCTTCTATCCCGCCGACTTCACCTTTGTGTGCCCCACGGAGCTGGAGGACCTGGCAAATAAGTACGCCGAGTTCCAGGCGGCCGGCTGTGAGATCTACGCAGTTTCCTGCGATACCCACTTTGTCCATAAGGCGTGGCATGACGCCTCCGAGCGTATCCAGAAGATCCAGTATCCCATGCTGGCCGATCCCACGCATTGTCTGGCAAAGGATTTTGAGGTCTACATCGAAGCCGACGGCGTGGCAGAGCGGGGCAGCTTCATCGTCAACCCCGAGGGAAAAATTGTGGCCTACGAGGTCAACGCCGGCAATGTGGGCCGGAACGCCGACGAGCTGCTGCGGAAGGTGCAGGCCTGCCAGTTCGTGGCGGAGCACGGAGACGAGGTGTGCCCGGCGAAGTGGCAGCCCGGCGCCGAGACCCTGAAGCCCAGTTTGGACCTGGTGGGCCAGCTTTAA